From the genome of Maridesulfovibrio ferrireducens:
GCTGAATCCAGAGCGTCATGGTTACCGCCATGATAAGCAGTCCAGTCTTTTTGCCGGATGATCTGGTTGCCAGAAGAGCTAATCCGCCCAACCCCAGAATCAAGACTGTTAATGAAAGTCCTTTAATCGCAAAATCAAACGGGAAGAATATTTCAGCAAAAGGAGCGGCAACAGCAAACAGGAGATATACACAGGCCACTGCTGTCCAAAGTTTCTTTGAATTAATAGCCGGAGGATTATCACCTTCTCCCATGAGCCCTTTTGCAGTGAGAATTGCAAGCGGTGCAAAGAGCGGGAGTATATAGATGAGGACTTTGATACTGAGGCAGGTCAGCATTACAAATCCGCTTATGAACATTATCCATGCCCAGTCCCTTCCATCGTTCAGAGAGCTTTCTCTGAGCGCTGTGACATTCCGCCAGTGGGATATGTTGAACAGTTTTTTCAGAGGAAGAGCAAAGATTGCCATTGACCATGGAAGCCATGCCAGCGGGAAGGCAATCAGGTAATATTGGAAAGGTTCTTCGTGGTGGAAGGAGCTTACAGCTCTTTCGTAAATCTGTTTGTAGAAAATATTATGAATGAATGAGGTGCCGTCTACTAGTATTGCTCCGATTATCCATGCCAGCAGTATTACGGCAAGAATGGCGAAACCTTTGAGAACCGCCTTACTGCGGAACAAAGGAAGTTTCTTTTTCCATATGAGATAGCAGACAGCAGTCAGTATCGGAAAAACAATTCCAAGCGGGCCTTTTGTCAGTGTGGCAATCCCCATCAGTACAAAGGCAGAAATTATCCAGTTGGGTGCGTGCTTTGAATGGAATCCTTTGAAAAGACATATGTTAGCCCAGATTATGAAACTGGCAAAAAGCAGGTCCATGCGGGAATAGTGAGCAATTCCTATAAAGAAAATGTTTGTGAGCAGCACCAGTCCGGTTGCAAGAGTTGTTTTGCGGCCACATCCGAGAGTGCGTGCAAGAGCAACCGTTGAGAGTAAGAAAATTCCTGCTGAAACTGCTGAACCAAGGAAAAACACACTTATGCCATCGGCAGGAGTAACTGCGTCGATAATGGATAAAAACCAGAAATATACAGGAGGTTTATCCGGGTATGGAACTCCGTTCAGGTACATTACCAGCCAGTGTCCGGCATCTTTCATCTGATGATATACTTCTGCATAGCGAACTTCATCGGAAAACCAGAGTGAGCGGTAGTCCATAGTGAAGATCGACTGCATCGCAATGATCATTATTACGCTGATCCACGGATGTTTTTCCATGAAATCCCATATCGGGGAGGTATTGTTATTCATATTAATTCTCTTTTGAAAAAAGGTGAATCGCGAAGCCGGCGACTGAGCCGAGCATCCATCCGCAGAAAACATCACTCGGATGGTGCCATGTGAGGTATATGCGGCTGAGAGCCACTGTTGCGGCAAATAATCCCAAAAATAAAGTCAGCAACAGTGTTTTGTATCTGAGAACAAGAGGCAGGGAGGCCCCGTAAACTTCACAGGTGTGCCCTGATGGAAGCGAGTTGTATGCCCCGCGGGTCGAATAAGGTTCAAAAAAAGTGCCTTCACCGGGACGCGGTCTGCCGATTGCTATTTTTAGAAATCTGACAGTGATGACACTGACTATAATTTGCACAGCCAGATAGACCAGAGCGAACCTTAGTCTTGATTTTTTTCTCTGTCTTATCCCTGTAATCAGAAACCACAAGTAGACTGGATAGAAAACAATGTTTCCGAAGTCTGTAATTATTTTTGCAATGAATTTATAATCAGGATTTGCCTGAGCGTGAGCTTTAAACCACGCTGTAGCAGCAGCCTCATTGCCGAAGATACAGAATATCACTGCAAGAGCTGTCAGCAAAGGTAATGATGCCAGAATAAAGTGGCAAATGCTGGAATATTTATGAATGAAACGGATCACTCTTTATAACCTTAATCCTTGTTCTCGTCTGAATCAGCTTTTTTTACGGCATCATCAGGATGGGTGTCAGTTGTAAATTTTTTCCAAGTTTCCTTATCCACATTCATTTCAGCGAGAATCTCGGAAAGTTGTTTGCCTTCTTTTTTCCAATACTTGTAACTGTGGTCTGGGCAGGAGAAGGGGATAACCAGTGTTCCGTCTTCCATAAAATATGGTTCATCGTGTTTGTTGTCGTTCATGGGCACGGTTTACACGGGCATGGCTGGGGATTCAAGTGAATCTTTTAACTGCTGCGGAATGAGTTTGTTCTGTTGCTTCACTTCTCGAACAGATGTAGTTAATAAAAGTGCTTAATGTGCTTTTTAAGTGTAGAGGTTAATTGATTAAGATAGGTAGCTATTAAAAAGTTTTTAATGGGGTGCAATATGATTTGCGGGCTTGAAGGAATAGAACAAGAGGCGGATATAATAATATACGGAACAGGAGAAGCTGCAAAACTTTTTTTTATAGAAATTAAGAAAAAACGGAATGATATAAGAGTAAAAGCTTTTGTTGATAGTTACAAAAAATTAGGTGATCTTTTTTCTAAGCCAGTGATAAATGTTTCGGAGGTTGCGACATTTAGTGAATGCAAGATTGTTATCGCATCTATGTATCATGAAGAAATTGCAGATATTTTACGGGAAAAAGGATGTAATAACTTTTGTGTTTATAAAGAGAGTTGTAGATTTGTAGAATTGTATGATGCTTTTAATTTAACAGATAAAAGCAAGCTGCAAATTTTATCAAAAATGCCTCAACTTAACGATAAATCTACATATTTTGTTATTGCCACCAATATAGATCATGAAGGTAATGCAGTAATTCATGATTTGGACATGAATAATTTTTTTGAAGACTCTTTTTCTTATACAGACCAATATGATTATATGTATGAAAAAGCTTTTAAAAAATATGATAAGAGTAAATTTTCAAAAATTTGTATTGTGGATGCAGGATGTAAGGGATATTGTTTGGCAGAGTTGGTAAAGTACATTACAGTTATATGTCGACAAAATGTACAATTGTTTAAGATTCCTTTCAGAGTAAAACTTACTTCTATAGTTGAAAGTAAAAAACTAATATTTATTGATATATGTAAAAATGGAACATCAAGTACTATCGCTATTCTTG
Proteins encoded in this window:
- a CDS encoding sulfotransferase family 2 domain-containing protein; this encodes MICGLEGIEQEADIIIYGTGEAAKLFFIEIKKKRNDIRVKAFVDSYKKLGDLFSKPVINVSEVATFSECKIVIASMYHEEIADILREKGCNNFCVYKESCRFVELYDAFNLTDKSKLQILSKMPQLNDKSTYFVIATNIDHEGNAVIHDLDMNNFFEDSFSYTDQYDYMYEKAFKKYDKSKFSKICIVDAGCKGYCLAELVKYITVICRQNVQLFKIPFRVKLTSIVESKKLIFIDICKNGTSSTIAILDKIYSKQVKTEIRYKNLRNNVDVTSSAFNEYNKFTIVRNPYTRLASLYLHLMRVGSDEFLNSAFSKIIKPYTFSNFCKFIAICPDEFSNIHFESQTSILTTPEGVMKDVSFLRFENYAVEIAAFLAKAGEEIEVVHENRSRPSKCDYISDYYTPELIKLVNERYKDDFINFGYEFL
- a CDS encoding ArnT family glycosyltransferase, producing the protein MNNNTSPIWDFMEKHPWISVIMIIAMQSIFTMDYRSLWFSDEVRYAEVYHQMKDAGHWLVMYLNGVPYPDKPPVYFWFLSIIDAVTPADGISVFFLGSAVSAGIFLLSTVALARTLGCGRKTTLATGLVLLTNIFFIGIAHYSRMDLLFASFIIWANICLFKGFHSKHAPNWIISAFVLMGIATLTKGPLGIVFPILTAVCYLIWKKKLPLFRSKAVLKGFAILAVILLAWIIGAILVDGTSFIHNIFYKQIYERAVSSFHHEEPFQYYLIAFPLAWLPWSMAIFALPLKKLFNISHWRNVTALRESSLNDGRDWAWIMFISGFVMLTCLSIKVLIYILPLFAPLAILTAKGLMGEGDNPPAINSKKLWTAVACVYLLFAVAAPFAEIFFPFDFAIKGLSLTVLILGLGGLALLATRSSGKKTGLLIMAVTMTLWIQPLALKTLPSLDPLMSPRMTGEIMKEYIDQGSYPLAHKIYSGIFSYYAGTNIHETSDFKEIERILEEQDKVILVMQRKYFDRWENCPEGVTIINEQFISDRPYVLLRK
- a CDS encoding phosphatase PAP2 family protein, producing the protein MIRFIHKYSSICHFILASLPLLTALAVIFCIFGNEAAATAWFKAHAQANPDYKFIAKIITDFGNIVFYPVYLWFLITGIRQRKKSRLRFALVYLAVQIIVSVITVRFLKIAIGRPRPGEGTFFEPYSTRGAYNSLPSGHTCEVYGASLPLVLRYKTLLLTLFLGLFAATVALSRIYLTWHHPSDVFCGWMLGSVAGFAIHLFSKEN